In Dyadobacter subterraneus, a single genomic region encodes these proteins:
- a CDS encoding YihY/virulence factor BrkB family protein: protein MKQIKFIFKLLSDSFSEFMNDNGLKLSAALSYYTVFSLAPMLLVIISVLSIFFGRDAIQGELFDQIRGLVGDNAAAQLQEILKNAQVSNKSGVAAAIGIGTLLVGATGVFAEIQDSINYIWSIKSKPKKGWLQYLKNRLLSFSIILTLGFLLLVSLGVNAMVDLLSSRLQQYFSEASVILFYIVNLAVVLAIITSLFAVIFKVLPDGFLRWKECLVGAGFTAVLFLVGKFVITFYIGKADLGATYGTSASIVILLTWVYYSSIILYFGAEFTKVYAKLDGVGIAPNQHAVLVVRKEIDEETGKVV, encoded by the coding sequence ATGAAACAAATCAAGTTCATCTTCAAACTATTATCCGACAGTTTCAGTGAATTTATGAATGACAATGGACTCAAACTGAGTGCTGCGTTATCTTATTATACCGTTTTTTCTCTTGCACCAATGCTTTTGGTGATCATTTCGGTGCTCAGTATATTTTTCGGAAGGGATGCTATCCAGGGCGAATTATTTGACCAGATCCGCGGATTGGTAGGCGATAATGCAGCAGCACAGTTACAGGAAATTTTGAAAAATGCGCAGGTTTCAAATAAATCCGGTGTGGCTGCCGCTATTGGAATTGGTACTTTATTAGTCGGTGCAACCGGGGTTTTTGCTGAAATTCAGGATTCTATCAATTATATCTGGTCAATCAAATCCAAACCGAAAAAAGGCTGGCTGCAATATTTGAAAAACAGACTGCTTTCTTTTTCTATTATTCTTACACTTGGATTTTTACTGCTGGTTTCCTTGGGCGTTAATGCGATGGTTGATCTGTTGAGTTCAAGATTGCAGCAATACTTTTCAGAAGCGTCGGTAATTCTGTTTTATATTGTCAATCTGGCTGTGGTGCTTGCGATTATTACTTCACTTTTTGCCGTAATCTTCAAGGTGCTTCCGGATGGATTTTTACGTTGGAAAGAGTGTCTGGTAGGCGCAGGTTTTACAGCAGTTCTCTTTCTGGTTGGTAAGTTTGTTATCACTTTTTATATTGGTAAAGCAGATTTGGGAGCAACTTATGGTACTTCTGCTTCCATTGTAATCCTGCTTACCTGGGTCTATTATTCTTCAATTATTTTGTATTTCGGTGCTGAATTTACAAAGGTTTATGCCAAACTGGATGGTGTTGGAATTGCTCCTAATCAGCATGCGGTTTTAGTTGTGAGAAAAGAAATTGATGAAGAAACCGGGAAAGTTGTTTAA